A region from the Polyangiaceae bacterium genome encodes:
- a CDS encoding DUF1565 domain-containing protein, translating into MRRLKARRAGGVGPSVTAALGLASALLWCSSARAAELRGVIMTPSYETFGLLITLDGANGNESFSVEYQDASGSRTLHPPVRYDGRNWATSAFGLNPGSSGEVTVTLQDPDGVTGMPSMAITATTRAWPSALTPNRTFYVAVGGSDQASGSQSEPFATIQHAIDLAAPGDEIRVGAGTYAPIQIQGVTGSEGSPFIIRADNPDERPILEGAGSGSGSVVDISASSHVWLSGLEVRNGGDDTDGKGVRIHSSAHVIVEDCDIHDNGHYNVLVTKSAEYPGGAALGGRHLIRNNDIYDSDDGSCAGASNQACPGQTYYGVQFDNNPGAASVVVGNRIHGNVDNVVLCGNEAEGRALAALGDDVLLATGGTNLGFTNHDAELVNNELYDARDDDVELDGICVNARVYGNVFRDAENPISMAPALPGPYFVMRNVIRGAWGQGAVKMNTNGDPESLTRNVYFYHNTIFREATGPLLNLWYDFPGEHSVPIDNIVFRNNLLVANAGGRLLDSYNQGSQHPSFDYDLWYTTDTQSLFTWYNGAANDRYDDLMSFSQGTGQEANGLLAPPDVDSDLRPNPSSPAVDSALVIPGINDGYVGDAPDRGAYELGSMGGSPAGGSGGNGAVGGSATGGSTNAGSGGSTAGNASGGGNNSGGNAAAPTSGSDDGGCGCRASRGHSGSDWLFALGVAWLATRRRRTSA; encoded by the coding sequence ATGAGACGTCTGAAAGCTCGGCGCGCAGGTGGAGTCGGTCCGTCGGTCACCGCTGCGCTTGGACTCGCAAGCGCATTGCTCTGGTGCAGCAGCGCTCGCGCTGCGGAACTGCGTGGCGTCATCATGACCCCGAGCTACGAGACCTTCGGATTGCTGATCACGCTGGACGGGGCGAACGGCAACGAGAGCTTCAGCGTCGAATACCAGGACGCCTCGGGCAGCCGAACGCTGCACCCGCCGGTGCGCTATGACGGCCGAAATTGGGCGACCAGCGCCTTTGGGTTGAACCCTGGCAGCAGCGGAGAGGTCACGGTGACGCTGCAGGACCCCGACGGCGTCACGGGTATGCCGAGCATGGCGATCACCGCCACGACTCGCGCATGGCCTAGTGCCCTCACCCCCAACCGAACCTTCTATGTTGCCGTTGGAGGCAGTGACCAAGCCAGCGGGAGCCAGTCCGAACCCTTCGCGACCATCCAACACGCCATCGACCTCGCTGCGCCGGGGGACGAGATCCGCGTTGGCGCCGGGACCTACGCGCCGATTCAGATCCAGGGCGTTACTGGCAGCGAGGGCTCACCCTTTATTATCCGCGCGGATAATCCAGACGAGAGACCCATCCTTGAAGGCGCGGGCAGTGGCTCAGGTTCAGTCGTGGACATCAGCGCTTCCAGCCACGTCTGGCTGTCGGGGCTCGAAGTGCGGAACGGCGGCGACGACACCGACGGCAAGGGCGTGCGCATCCACTCTTCAGCCCACGTGATCGTCGAGGACTGCGACATCCACGACAACGGCCACTACAACGTGCTCGTCACCAAGAGCGCGGAGTACCCTGGCGGCGCAGCGCTTGGTGGACGACACCTGATCCGCAACAATGACATCTACGACTCCGACGACGGCAGTTGCGCCGGGGCGAGCAACCAGGCTTGCCCCGGCCAGACCTACTACGGGGTGCAGTTCGACAACAATCCTGGTGCGGCGTCAGTGGTCGTCGGCAATCGTATCCACGGCAACGTCGACAACGTGGTTCTTTGCGGCAATGAGGCTGAGGGGCGGGCGCTCGCTGCGCTGGGAGACGATGTGTTGCTTGCCACCGGTGGCACGAACCTCGGCTTCACGAATCACGATGCCGAGCTGGTGAACAACGAGCTGTATGACGCTCGCGACGATGATGTCGAGCTGGACGGGATCTGCGTGAACGCGCGCGTCTATGGCAACGTGTTCCGCGATGCGGAAAACCCCATCTCGATGGCTCCGGCTCTGCCAGGACCCTATTTCGTGATGCGGAACGTGATCCGCGGAGCTTGGGGGCAAGGCGCTGTCAAAATGAACACCAACGGGGACCCCGAGAGCCTCACGCGGAACGTGTACTTCTACCACAACACCATTTTCCGCGAGGCAACTGGTCCGCTACTCAACCTTTGGTACGACTTCCCCGGTGAGCACTCGGTGCCCATCGACAACATCGTATTCAGGAACAACCTGTTGGTGGCGAACGCTGGCGGGCGCCTGCTCGACTCTTACAACCAGGGCAGCCAGCACCCGAGCTTCGACTACGACCTCTGGTACACCACGGATACGCAATCACTCTTCACCTGGTACAACGGGGCGGCGAACGACCGCTACGACGACCTGATGAGCTTCAGCCAGGGCACGGGACAAGAAGCGAACGGGCTCCTTGCGCCCCCGGACGTGGATAGCGATCTCCGCCCGAATCCCAGCAGCCCCGCTGTCGACTCCGCGTTGGTGATCCCGGGGATCAACGACGGCTACGTCGGCGACGCGCCGGATCGGGGCGCGTATGAACTCGGTTCGATGGGCGGTTCCCCAGCAGGTGGCAGCGGCGGCAATGGCGCTGTCGGCGGCAGCGCAACCGGCGGCTCGACGAATGCGGGCAGCGGTGGCAGCACGGCGGGCAACGCCAGCGGCGGCGGAAACAATTCCGGTGGAAACGCTGCCGCGCCGACGAGCGGCAGTGACGACGGGGGCTGTGGCTGTCGAGCGAGCCGTGGACACTCGGGCAGCGACTGGCTGTTCGCTCTGGGAGTGGCCTGGCTCGCAACCCGGCGGCGGAGAACTTCGGCTTAA
- the yhbY gene encoding ribosome assembly RNA-binding protein YhbY: MELTGAQKSYLRGLSHELKPVVQIGHAGLTEGVVRQIDEALETHELIKVKLAKEAPLEPAEAGEPLEKQLTANVAQRIGRILVLYRPRAKEPTIKLPR; the protein is encoded by the coding sequence ATCGAACTCACCGGCGCGCAGAAGAGCTACCTGCGCGGGCTCTCCCACGAGCTGAAGCCTGTGGTGCAAATCGGGCATGCGGGGCTGACCGAAGGCGTCGTGCGTCAGATCGACGAAGCGCTCGAGACCCACGAGTTGATCAAGGTGAAGCTCGCCAAGGAAGCCCCGCTCGAGCCGGCGGAGGCAGGGGAGCCGCTGGAGAAGCAGCTCACAGCCAACGTTGCGCAGCGTATCGGGCGCATCCTCGTGCTCTACCGTCCCCGCGCCAAAGAGCCGACAATCAAGCTTCCGCGCTAG